The following are encoded in a window of Thermoanaerobacter ethanolicus JW 200 genomic DNA:
- a CDS encoding ABC transporter ATP-binding protein, giving the protein MAKNLVEFRNLKTFFYTEEGVVKAVNDVSFSIREGETVCIVGESGCGKSVTALSLMRLIQSPPGKIEGGEIIFDGRDVLKLNETEMRRIRGNEIGMVFQEPMTSLNPVLTIGEQIMEPLMVHKLMTKKEAWNKAVELIKQVGIPRAEQIMTSYPHELSGGMRQRIMIAIALSCDPKLLIADEPTTALDVTIQAQILDLLRKIKQERNMALMLITHDLGIVAEIADYVVVMYAGKVIEEAPVRELFKNPKHPYTRGLLKAKPIIGQRQERLYTIPGQVPNPIGLGDYCYFSDRCEYAMDICRQKIPQLAADENGHKVACWLYEGEWKK; this is encoded by the coding sequence TTTCGTAACCTCAAAACTTTTTTCTACACTGAAGAAGGTGTTGTAAAAGCAGTAAATGACGTTAGTTTTTCTATACGAGAAGGGGAAACGGTGTGTATAGTTGGTGAATCTGGCTGTGGAAAAAGTGTAACTGCTTTGTCTTTAATGAGGTTAATTCAATCACCTCCGGGAAAAATTGAAGGGGGAGAAATAATCTTTGACGGGCGGGATGTGCTTAAATTAAATGAAACAGAAATGAGAAGAATACGCGGTAATGAAATAGGCATGGTATTTCAAGAACCCATGACTTCTTTAAACCCTGTTTTAACAATTGGAGAACAAATAATGGAGCCTTTGATGGTGCATAAACTCATGACCAAAAAAGAGGCCTGGAATAAGGCTGTTGAACTTATAAAACAAGTTGGAATCCCAAGAGCTGAACAGATAATGACAAGTTATCCTCATGAGTTAAGTGGTGGTATGAGACAGCGTATAATGATTGCAATCGCTTTAAGTTGTGACCCAAAACTCCTCATAGCTGACGAACCAACCACCGCTCTTGATGTTACAATTCAAGCCCAAATTCTTGACCTTTTGAGAAAAATAAAGCAGGAAAGAAATATGGCTTTAATGCTTATAACCCATGACCTTGGAATTGTTGCTGAAATAGCTGACTACGTAGTAGTTATGTATGCTGGAAAAGTTATTGAAGAAGCTCCTGTAAGAGAACTTTTCAAAAACCCTAAACACCCATATACAAGAGGTCTTTTAAAAGCAAAACCAATAATTGGTCAAAGGCAAGAAAGACTATACACAATCCCAGGGCAAGTGCCTAACCCTATTGGTTTGGGAGACTATTGTTATTTTAGCGATAGGTGCGAATATGCAATGGACATTTGCCGCCAAAAGATACCTCAACTTGCAGCTGACGAAAATGGGCACAAAGTCGCCTGCTGGCTCTATGAAGGAGAGTGGAAAAAATGA
- a CDS encoding ABC transporter permease gives MRILTIMLKEIKEILYDKKVMAIMILLPIVLIGILGFAFSSTSDIKLGDIKVIYTDEGDTILSQGFDIFIKETDKMGVKFVEIKDVSKGISEIEKRKYDGYVFLKGKDITFYKNAHGDIKTEIAASMIDSFADTFKGMTAIASQNPAFLKNSGDINLNREFIKITSIDRKVKQTSFDYYSVTMLTLIILYGAMSGVFSIDMERTKKTGRRILASPVKKYEILMGKVLGVTFSVFIQALIIVLFSKYIFGTNWGKDIVTVFVIIISEIIFVVGLGVSLGFIIKNGAMAQGLLNGIIPFIAFLGGSYIPVKEMGSQFIEKLSNFSPITWTNTAIFNVILGGNYQYVPTALMVNLIPAAFFIVLSAYLFRREAF, from the coding sequence ATTGCCAATAGTTCTTATTGGAATTTTAGGTTTTGCGTTTTCGTCAACATCAGATATAAAATTAGGGGATATAAAAGTCATATATACAGATGAAGGAGATACGATACTTTCACAGGGTTTTGATATTTTCATTAAAGAAACTGATAAAATGGGAGTAAAATTTGTAGAAATAAAAGATGTCAGCAAAGGAATAAGTGAAATAGAAAAACGCAAATATGATGGTTATGTTTTTTTAAAAGGTAAAGATATAACTTTTTATAAGAATGCACATGGAGATATAAAAACGGAGATTGCAGCAAGTATGATTGACTCTTTTGCTGATACTTTTAAAGGAATGACAGCTATAGCTTCACAAAATCCTGCCTTTCTTAAAAATAGCGGCGATATAAATTTAAATAGAGAATTTATAAAAATAACCTCTATTGACAGAAAAGTTAAACAAACATCATTCGATTATTATTCTGTTACGATGCTTACTTTAATAATTTTATACGGTGCTATGAGTGGTGTATTTTCAATAGATATGGAAAGGACAAAAAAGACAGGGCGCAGAATATTAGCTTCTCCTGTTAAGAAATATGAAATATTGATGGGGAAGGTGTTAGGGGTAACTTTTTCTGTTTTTATACAGGCCTTGATTATTGTTCTTTTTAGCAAATACATCTTCGGAACTAATTGGGGAAAGGATATTGTAACAGTTTTTGTGATTATAATTAGTGAGATAATTTTTGTGGTGGGCTTGGGAGTGAGTTTGGGGTTTATTATAAAAAATGGAGCAATGGCACAAGGTTTACTAAACGGTATAATTCCTTTTATAGCCTTCTTAGGTGGTTCTTATATTCCTGTAAAAGAAATGGGAAGTCAATTTATTGAGAAACTTTCAAATTTTTCTCCAATTACATGGACAAATACAGCCATATTTAATGTGATATTGGGAGGCAATTATCAATATGTACCTACAGCCCTCATGGTAAATTTAATTCCTGCAGCTTTTTTCATAGTGTTGTCAGCTTATTTATTCAGAAGGGAGGCTTTTTAA
- a CDS encoding ABC transporter permease — translation MRELFLVMKNTVKLFFRRKGNIILLISGIIIPLFFLLFTYGGSGQLRIGVVNRDKSQISTDLINSLEKTDKFKVVFLKENEINDKVSKGEVDSAIVIPQRFEEEILKGNPKDVEIVSIKGEETTLFLKSYLDRKINVLYNLSKASEGNKENFYKMYDLYKNSPFSLKTYIVEDIGKTAVATTRSLGFFIMFLMFSTFNISNFILVEKRDKTFYRIFASPLKPRTYLASNFFVNLILTVFQIAFILALITFILNLGFTKATFDVFLVLVSFGITSIGLSSMIVAFSPSTSYSNTLSTLIITPTCMLGGAFWPLYLMPKSFQKLSDFIPQKWAIDAIEKIQMGGSLSDVYMNIIILLAFALTFILLGIYKIKTSEKMGDFI, via the coding sequence GTGAGAGAGCTATTTTTGGTTATGAAGAATACAGTAAAGTTGTTTTTTAGAAGGAAAGGGAATATTATTTTATTGATTTCTGGTATTATAATTCCACTTTTCTTTTTGCTTTTTACCTATGGTGGCAGCGGGCAACTTAGAATAGGTGTTGTAAATAGGGATAAAAGTCAGATTTCAACAGATTTAATTAATTCATTGGAAAAAACGGATAAATTCAAGGTTGTTTTTCTGAAAGAAAATGAGATAAATGATAAAGTATCGAAAGGAGAAGTTGACAGCGCTATAGTGATTCCTCAAAGATTTGAAGAAGAAATTTTGAAGGGAAATCCAAAGGATGTAGAGATTGTATCAATAAAAGGGGAAGAAACCACCTTATTTTTGAAAAGTTATCTTGACCGCAAGATAAATGTTCTTTACAATTTAAGTAAGGCATCTGAAGGAAATAAAGAAAATTTTTATAAGATGTACGACCTTTATAAGAACAGTCCTTTTAGCTTGAAAACATATATTGTTGAAGATATAGGGAAGACGGCAGTGGCAACAACAAGAAGTTTAGGATTTTTTATAATGTTTTTGATGTTTAGCACTTTTAATATTTCTAATTTTATACTTGTGGAGAAGAGAGATAAAACTTTTTACAGAATTTTTGCTTCTCCTTTAAAGCCAAGAACTTATTTAGCGAGCAATTTCTTTGTAAATTTAATTTTGACAGTTTTTCAAATAGCTTTTATACTTGCGTTGATTACCTTTATATTAAACTTAGGCTTCACAAAAGCGACATTTGATGTTTTTTTAGTACTGGTTTCTTTTGGAATAACCTCTATTGGTTTAAGTTCAATGATAGTTGCTTTTTCACCCTCTACAAGTTATTCTAATACCTTGTCTACTTTAATTATTACACCTACTTGTATGTTAGGGGGAGCTTTCTGGCCATTATATTTAATGCCAAAATCATTTCAAAAGCTTTCTGATTTTATACCACAGAAATGGGCAATAGACGCTATAGAAAAAATTCAAATGGGTGGTAGTTTAAGCGATGTTTATATGAATATAATCATACTGTTGGCTTTTGCATTAACCTTTATCCTGTTAGGAATATATAAAATTAAAACTTCTGAAAAAATGGGAGATTTTATCTAA
- a CDS encoding ABC transporter ATP-binding protein, protein MSEPLIEVKNLKKYFPIRGGILQRTIGYVKAVDGVTFTINKGETLSLVGESGCGKSTVGRTIIRLYDKTDGEVFYKSIPIHSLKKSELRKLRPKMQLVFQDPFSSLNPRLRVGDAIGEALLDHGLISKNELRDKVIETMEICGLAPYHIDRYPHEFSGGQRQRIGIARALILDPEFIVLDEPVSSLDVSIQAQIINLLMDLQEQKGLTYLFISHDLSVVEHISTRVAVMYLGSIVEMAARDELFAHPLHPYTQALLSAVPIPDPDLKRERIILEGDIPSPANPPKGCKFHTRCPLAKDICREQVPEYKDVGGGHFVACHLV, encoded by the coding sequence ATGAGTGAACCTTTAATAGAAGTAAAAAACCTTAAAAAATACTTCCCAATACGAGGCGGTATTTTACAAAGGACGATAGGATATGTAAAAGCAGTAGATGGAGTGACATTCACTATAAATAAAGGTGAAACTTTAAGTCTTGTTGGCGAATCTGGTTGTGGTAAAAGCACAGTCGGGCGTACTATAATAAGGTTGTATGATAAAACTGACGGAGAAGTTTTTTACAAATCTATTCCTATTCACAGTCTCAAAAAAAGCGAGCTTAGAAAACTAAGACCTAAAATGCAATTGGTTTTCCAAGACCCCTTTAGCTCTTTAAACCCACGCCTTAGAGTAGGAGATGCCATAGGAGAAGCTCTTTTAGACCATGGCCTTATTTCTAAAAATGAATTGCGGGATAAAGTCATAGAAACAATGGAGATATGCGGATTAGCTCCGTACCATATAGACCGCTATCCTCACGAATTTTCTGGTGGTCAGCGTCAGAGAATAGGAATAGCTCGTGCACTCATTTTAGATCCTGAATTTATTGTGTTAGACGAACCTGTATCTTCTCTTGACGTCTCAATACAAGCCCAAATAATCAACCTACTTATGGATTTGCAAGAGCAAAAAGGGTTAACTTATTTGTTTATTTCTCACGATTTGAGTGTAGTAGAGCATATAAGCACAAGAGTTGCAGTAATGTATCTTGGGTCTATAGTTGAAATGGCAGCACGAGACGAACTTTTTGCCCATCCACTTCACCCCTATACACAAGCCCTTTTGTCTGCCGTTCCAATTCCAGACCCAGACTTAAAAAGAGAAAGAATAATCTTAGAAGGAGATATCCCGAGCCCTGCGAATCCACCAAAAGGATGCAAATTCCACACAAGATGCCCACTTGCTAAAGACATTTGTAGAGAGCAAGTACCAGAATACAAAGATGTAGGAGGAGGGCATTTCGTAGCTTGCCATTTGGTATAG
- a CDS encoding REP-associated tyrosine transposase has protein sequence MPRKSRVKSKSGYYHVMLRGNEKKNIFNNDDDKKRFIEILAEKKLDGKFYLTAFCLMSNHVHLMIKEGNEDLSGSIKRIAGTYASYFNKKYDRTGHLFQDRFRSEPVEDESYVIALVRYIHQNPVKAGLVKKVSDYKWSSYSCYLNDNDKMCQIVDLDLILGIFSDDKKKAIEQFKKYMEQTEGTEVFIDIEEEKMSTEEAKELFKEMAMEFGIKDIENLEIKKRKEWHDLIKKYREKTGLSIKDIASIAGVTRYSIHKILKEKGKA, from the coding sequence ATGCCTAGAAAGTCAAGAGTTAAAAGCAAGAGTGGATATTATCATGTGATGTTGCGGGGAAATGAAAAGAAAAATATATTTAACAATGATGATGATAAAAAGCGCTTTATAGAAATATTGGCAGAGAAAAAGCTAGACGGGAAGTTTTATTTAACTGCTTTTTGTCTAATGAGTAACCATGTTCATTTGATGATCAAGGAAGGCAATGAAGATTTATCAGGTTCTATTAAGAGGATTGCAGGAACTTATGCTTCTTATTTTAATAAAAAATACGATAGGACAGGGCATTTATTTCAGGATAGGTTTAGAAGTGAGCCAGTTGAAGATGAGAGTTACGTTATAGCATTAGTAAGATACATTCATCAAAATCCGGTAAAAGCGGGACTAGTGAAAAAAGTTTCTGATTATAAGTGGAGCAGTTATAGCTGTTATCTTAACGATAATGATAAAATGTGTCAAATTGTAGATTTAGACTTGATTTTAGGCATTTTCTCTGATGATAAAAAGAAAGCTATAGAACAGTTTAAGAAATATATGGAGCAGACAGAAGGCACTGAAGTTTTTATCGACATTGAAGAAGAAAAAATGAGTACGGAAGAAGCCAAAGAGTTATTTAAAGAAATGGCGATGGAATTTGGGATTAAAGATATAGAAAATCTGGAAATTAAAAAACGTAAAGAATGGCATGACTTAATAAAAAAATACAGAGAAAAAACCGGACTTTCAATTAAAGATATTGCTTCTATTGCTGGGGTGACTAGGTATAGTATACATAAGATTTTGAAAGAAAAAGGCAAAGCCTGA
- a CDS encoding MFS transporter, translated as MSFIAQVKFLPKEVKRFIATEALLGIGMGIFGLVLNLHLLALNVSPEQIGALNSVGTLVMGAAAIPAGFFANYIGRKRIFISGITLTGIGYGLFGLGESIGVFYLAQIIQFIGISFLITTEIQLLFSYAETNELETVSYSLLFAVFTLFSGVGTLLGGFIPNWFPYGNTKYQSSVYISAVLILVAALLRGILLPCVNNSFDKGKSKLLLSNIRIYQVFDKKILLIIFYLFLAGMAFSTIIPFQNVIVKFRMGWSDEYVSYLLTINGLILFFASMIMPWIINKFGTIKAYYYVYGMNLLFALILAFNNISVMMFSTIFLLRSGSFTLLNNMIESQTMSVVEEEKRDFFAGVKSLLRSIGSAIASYLAGYILENQNYTYPFLITFVILLVSLLYFAIFIKPIFIEKLSNSNFSFEEEIQKDVEGI; from the coding sequence ATGTCGTTCATCGCCCAGGTTAAATTTTTGCCCAAAGAAGTAAAACGTTTTATAGCAACTGAAGCCTTATTGGGTATAGGAATGGGGATTTTTGGTTTAGTATTAAATTTGCATTTGCTTGCTTTAAACGTTTCTCCTGAACAAATAGGAGCTCTTAATTCTGTAGGAACTTTAGTGATGGGGGCAGCTGCTATTCCAGCAGGTTTTTTTGCTAATTATATTGGGAGAAAACGAATTTTTATATCAGGAATAACTCTTACAGGGATAGGATATGGGCTTTTTGGATTAGGGGAATCTATAGGAGTTTTTTATTTGGCACAGATTATACAATTTATAGGAATTTCCTTTTTGATTACAACAGAAATACAGCTTTTATTTTCATATGCTGAGACAAATGAATTGGAAACTGTAAGTTATAGCCTTTTATTTGCTGTTTTTACTCTATTTAGTGGAGTAGGTACGCTTTTGGGAGGCTTTATACCCAATTGGTTTCCATATGGTAATACAAAATATCAAAGTTCTGTGTATATATCAGCCGTGTTAATTTTAGTGGCGGCTTTATTAAGAGGGATTTTGTTGCCATGCGTAAACAATAGTTTTGATAAAGGTAAGAGTAAGTTGTTATTGTCAAATATTAGAATTTACCAAGTTTTTGATAAAAAAATTCTTTTAATTATTTTTTATCTTTTTTTGGCGGGTATGGCTTTTTCTACGATAATTCCTTTCCAAAACGTGATTGTGAAATTTCGGATGGGTTGGAGCGATGAATATGTCTCCTATTTGCTTACAATAAATGGGCTAATTTTGTTTTTTGCGTCTATGATAATGCCATGGATAATAAATAAATTTGGAACCATTAAAGCTTATTACTATGTATATGGGATGAATTTATTGTTTGCACTTATATTAGCCTTTAATAATATTTCTGTAATGATGTTTTCAACAATATTTTTACTAAGAAGTGGTAGTTTTACGCTTTTGAATAATATGATAGAAAGTCAAACAATGTCTGTTGTAGAGGAAGAAAAAAGGGATTTTTTTGCTGGAGTAAAATCACTTTTAAGGAGTATAGGATCAGCAATAGCCAGCTATTTAGCTGGCTATATCCTAGAAAATCAAAATTATACTTATCCCTTTCTAATTACGTTTGTAATACTATTAGTAAGTCTTTTGTATTTTGCTATATTTATTAAACCGATTTTTATTGAGAAGCTAAGCAATAGTAACTTTTCTTTTGAAGAAGAAATTCAAAAAGATGTGGAAGGCATCTAG